One genomic window of Natranaeroarchaeum aerophilus includes the following:
- the surE gene encoding 5'/3'-nucleotidase SurE encodes MDETEDLEILLTNDDGIGSVGIRALHDALTEVGNVTVVAPADDQSAVGRAISTEVEIEEHELGYAIQGTPSDCVVAGLEAIGPYPDLVVSGCNRGANLGQYVLGRSGTVSAAVEAAFFGVPAIAVSLYVPTGDLAFHEIEVTREDYAEAVRATEYLAERALSEGVFDDADYLNVNAPVPDDEPAGMTITSPSHVYDMDATHNGDSITLHDRIWERMATAEINDPDGTDRRAVVHGNISVSPLTAPHTTEHHDALDTLVGDYEHR; translated from the coding sequence ATGGACGAGACTGAGGACCTCGAGATCCTCCTGACAAACGACGACGGGATCGGCAGTGTCGGAATTCGAGCCTTACACGACGCACTGACCGAGGTCGGTAACGTCACAGTCGTCGCGCCAGCGGACGATCAGAGTGCCGTTGGGCGGGCGATTTCAACCGAGGTCGAAATCGAAGAACACGAGCTGGGCTATGCGATTCAGGGTACCCCATCCGACTGTGTCGTTGCAGGACTGGAGGCGATCGGCCCGTATCCCGATCTCGTCGTTTCGGGCTGTAATCGCGGTGCAAATCTGGGTCAGTACGTCCTCGGACGATCGGGGACGGTGAGTGCGGCGGTCGAAGCGGCATTTTTTGGCGTCCCAGCGATCGCCGTCTCGCTGTACGTGCCAACAGGTGATCTTGCGTTCCACGAAATAGAGGTTACGCGCGAGGACTACGCGGAAGCAGTCAGAGCAACCGAGTATCTTGCGGAGCGGGCACTCAGCGAGGGGGTGTTCGATGACGCCGACTATCTCAACGTCAACGCACCGGTCCCGGACGACGAGCCAGCAGGGATGACGATTACCAGCCCATCGCACGTCTACGACATGGATGCAACCCACAACGGGGACTCGATTACACTCCACGACCGGATCTGGGAGCGGATGGCTACGGCCGAGATCAACGATCCCGATGGGACCGATCGACGCGCCGTCGTCCACGGGAATATTAGCGTCTCGCCGCTGACTGCACCACACACGACCGAGCACCACGACGCGCTGGATACGCTCGTCGGCGACTACGAACACCGCTGA
- a CDS encoding 2-oxoacid:acceptor oxidoreductase subunit alpha codes for MTDDELIWRIAGGSGDGIDSTSQNFAKALMRSGLNVFTHRHYPSRIRGGHTYVEIRAREDTVKSRGDGYNFLLALGDSFARNPKENAYYGEEEIKPLYENLDELREGGIIVYDSGMLDTDDVPNFDERAEENNWHVFDINLRELAKEHGREIMRNTAGVGVTAALLDMELGEIENLMEDAMGGDMLEANLNVLHDAYEMTNEEYEFEHDLRVPTGDHDEEQVLVSGSNGVAYGALDAGCRFIAGYPMTPWTDVFAIMSQNLPKFGGISEQVEDEIAAAALAVGASHAGVKSMSGSSGGGFALMGEPLGLAEMTETPIVLIEAMRAGPSTGLPTKPEQGDLESILYSSQGDSNRVVFAPADPAEAYDQTRMAFKLAYDYQIPAIVIIDQKLSGENRNVPKSFFDRPVDADPGSVLTEEELAEAAHDESGKFNRFIHETENGVAPRSLPGQKDGRYLATGNEHNKAGHIDEDPDNRVAQMSRRMSKLVSIREELDEEHESQQSYRGPEDAEYGLITWGSQQGTVEEAVDRLNERGVSVKSIGVSDMMPYPEQEMTEFLESVEEAMIVEMNATAQFRGLTQKELGQFGEKLTSFLKYDGNPFEPEEVVEAFEAQINGADESPVTRTEIRPAAGD; via the coding sequence ATGACTGATGACGAACTCATCTGGCGAATCGCAGGCGGTTCCGGTGACGGAATCGACTCGACAAGTCAGAACTTCGCAAAGGCCCTGATGCGCTCGGGGCTGAACGTATTCACGCATCGCCATTACCCGTCGCGGATCCGTGGTGGCCACACCTACGTCGAGATTCGCGCGCGAGAGGACACCGTCAAATCTCGTGGTGACGGCTATAACTTCCTGCTCGCACTTGGCGACTCCTTCGCCCGGAATCCGAAGGAGAACGCCTACTACGGCGAGGAGGAGATCAAGCCCCTCTACGAGAACCTTGATGAACTCCGCGAGGGCGGAATTATCGTCTACGACTCGGGGATGCTCGACACGGATGACGTTCCGAACTTCGACGAGCGCGCCGAGGAGAACAACTGGCACGTCTTCGACATCAATCTCCGGGAGCTCGCCAAAGAGCACGGCCGCGAGATTATGCGTAACACCGCCGGTGTCGGTGTCACCGCGGCGCTGCTCGATATGGAACTCGGCGAGATCGAGAACCTCATGGAGGACGCCATGGGGGGCGATATGCTCGAAGCCAACCTGAACGTACTCCACGACGCCTACGAGATGACCAACGAGGAGTACGAGTTCGAGCACGACCTCCGCGTTCCGACGGGCGACCACGACGAAGAGCAGGTGCTCGTCTCCGGCTCGAACGGCGTCGCATACGGTGCCCTCGACGCTGGCTGTCGCTTCATTGCGGGCTACCCGATGACACCGTGGACCGACGTCTTCGCGATCATGTCCCAGAACCTGCCCAAGTTCGGCGGTATCTCCGAGCAGGTCGAAGACGAGATCGCGGCGGCGGCGCTCGCAGTCGGTGCGAGCCACGCTGGCGTCAAGTCCATGTCCGGTTCCTCCGGCGGTGGCTTCGCCCTGATGGGCGAGCCACTCGGCCTCGCGGAGATGACCGAGACCCCGATCGTCCTGATCGAAGCGATGCGAGCAGGTCCCTCGACGGGTCTGCCGACCAAACCCGAGCAGGGCGACCTCGAATCGATCCTGTACTCCAGTCAGGGTGACTCGAACCGCGTCGTCTTCGCACCGGCGGATCCTGCCGAGGCGTACGACCAGACCAGGATGGCGTTCAAGCTGGCCTACGATTACCAGATCCCGGCCATCGTCATCATCGACCAGAAGCTCTCCGGCGAGAACCGCAACGTTCCCAAGAGCTTCTTCGACCGCCCGGTCGACGCCGACCCCGGCAGCGTCCTTACCGAGGAGGAACTCGCCGAGGCAGCACACGACGAGTCCGGCAAGTTCAACCGATTCATCCACGAGACCGAAAACGGTGTCGCGCCGCGCTCGCTCCCCGGACAGAAGGATGGACGTTATCTCGCAACCGGTAACGAGCACAACAAGGCGGGTCACATCGACGAGGATCCCGATAACCGGGTCGCACAGATGAGCCGCCGGATGAGCAAGCTCGTCTCGATCCGTGAGGAACTCGACGAAGAACACGAGTCTCAGCAGTCCTACCGCGGCCCGGAGGACGCCGAGTACGGTCTCATCACCTGGGGGTCCCAGCAGGGGACCGTCGAGGAAGCGGTCGACCGACTCAACGAGAGAGGCGTCTCCGTCAAGTCGATCGGTGTCAGCGATATGATGCCGTACCCCGAACAGGAGATGACGGAGTTCCTCGAGAGCGTCGAGGAAGCCATGATCGTCGAAATGAACGCCACCGCACAGTTCCGCGGGCTCACCCAGAAGGAGCTCGGCCAGTTCGGCGAGAAACTGACCAGCTTCCTCAAGTACGACGGGAACCCGTTCGAGCCCGAGGAGGTCGTCGAGGCCTTCGAAGCACAGATCAACGGCGCGGACGAATCGCCGGTAACTCGAACCGAGATTCGCCCTGCCGCGGGGGACTAA
- a CDS encoding DUF3194 domain-containing protein — protein sequence MPDDEEVVQTAAEAAEGLILSRVKNSNVEDVDVTVTFEDGVLDVDVYLNAPEADEDEQVVADDAALAAQSAVDDLFEDAS from the coding sequence ATGCCAGACGACGAGGAAGTGGTTCAGACGGCCGCCGAGGCCGCTGAGGGGTTGATCCTCTCACGAGTAAAGAACTCGAACGTCGAGGATGTCGACGTGACGGTCACCTTCGAGGACGGCGTGCTCGATGTCGACGTCTACCTCAACGCACCCGAGGCCGACGAGGACGAGCAGGTGGTCGCCGACGACGCCGCACTTGCGGCCCAGTCCGCTGTCGACGACCTGTTCGAGGACGCGTCGTAA
- a CDS encoding GMP synthase subunit A, which produces MTKIDVVDNHGQFTHLEQRALRDMGIDTELIDNETPPEEIDADGLVLSGGPDIDDIGRCSEYLDLDIPVLGICLGMQIIADELGGRIGGGEYGGYADVTVELLEESDPLTGSLYPETRVWASHADEVKELPEGFELTGKSDVCGVESMSNADRDLYGVQWHPEVAHTEEGEELFENFRAICEE; this is translated from the coding sequence ATGACGAAGATCGACGTGGTCGACAACCACGGCCAGTTCACCCACCTGGAGCAGCGTGCGCTCCGGGACATGGGCATCGACACGGAACTGATCGACAACGAGACGCCACCAGAAGAGATAGACGCTGACGGACTCGTCCTTTCGGGCGGGCCGGATATCGATGACATCGGCCGGTGCTCGGAGTATCTCGATCTCGATATCCCGGTGCTCGGAATCTGTCTCGGGATGCAGATCATCGCCGACGAACTCGGCGGGCGCATCGGCGGCGGCGAGTACGGCGGCTACGCCGATGTCACGGTCGAACTGCTCGAAGAGAGCGATCCGCTTACGGGGTCACTGTATCCTGAAACGCGCGTGTGGGCGAGCCACGCTGATGAGGTGAAGGAACTGCCCGAAGGCTTCGAGCTAACCGGCAAAAGCGACGTCTGTGGTGTCGAGTCGATGAGCAACGCCGATCGCGACCTCTACGGCGTCCAGTGGCATCCCGAAGTTGCCCATACCGAAGAAGGCGAGGAACTGTTCGAGAACTTCCGCGCGATCTGCGAGGAGTGA
- a CDS encoding disulfide bond formation protein B, producing the protein MSRPAVETRQYLAAGTLVAAISTAGSLYFSRGMGLTPCDLCWYQRIFMYPLVVILVIGAYQRNDSLAPIVLSLSVPGALLAAYHSYIQYATGGVGSCTVGGGCTAVQYELLGLSIPNMALLGFLLITGFTIVSTLSSR; encoded by the coding sequence ATGAGTCGTCCGGCAGTCGAGACGCGACAGTACCTCGCCGCGGGCACCCTTGTCGCCGCGATCTCGACAGCCGGGAGCCTGTACTTCAGTCGCGGCATGGGGTTGACGCCCTGTGACCTTTGCTGGTACCAGCGGATCTTCATGTATCCGCTGGTCGTGATCCTCGTCATCGGCGCGTACCAGCGCAACGACAGCCTCGCACCGATCGTCCTCTCGCTTTCCGTTCCGGGGGCGCTCCTGGCGGCGTACCACTCCTATATCCAGTATGCGACCGGCGGCGTCGGCTCCTGCACAGTTGGCGGTGGCTGTACCGCTGTACAGTACGAACTGCTCGGGCTTAGCATTCCGAACATGGCGTTGCTCGGGTTCCTGTTGATCACTGGCTTTACTATCGTCTCCACTCTCAGTTCGCGGTGA